The following proteins come from a genomic window of Dehalococcoidia bacterium:
- a CDS encoding desulfoferrodoxin, with protein sequence MANETGKRYKCSKCGAEMIVTRGGKGTVSCCGQPVELKK encoded by the coding sequence ATGGCCAATGAAACAGGGAAGCGGTATAAATGTTCCAAGTGCGGCGCGGAGATGATCGTCACCCGAGGCGGAAAAGGGACGGTCAGTTGCTGTGGACAGCCAGTTGAATTGAAGAAGTAG